In Methylacidiphilum infernorum V4, a single window of DNA contains:
- a CDS encoding type IV secretory system conjugative DNA transfer family protein, with product MKILEKLKDTLVGSFSPQHVKPKLSIAARTTGSYWPREPISLADFGKLYFRVQTEPQELADESGKPLMIKDLFSHVCILGGSGAGKTRYVLTQFLESLFRATDLRNDQQREELKFAGFIMDGKCELTEMVKWLAKKYDREKDILYFGPDHDLSIDPFNNPDSLPSELADLMITLKQAIDDGRTSQDPFWDAAGRKLFNSIFQLHRELVAAAQKKIIAEPPPPLSFPLLNLLVMDRGLPANQNQINSVETTIKENREKIVQGLERINRLVNRIDSLIQGWKKKVKDIYITAKNAAEAESEEEKEQRLLKKMEAEKILKCLSGEPTSKAQFGASSLSSLLEGLRSFHGAFYSYSENDQFYENFLAVCSEVTARLKKLLKSFKVGVLPQLELWESSLSLIDEIDNILVLSHVVKNLEIPAPEYGPLQKWLGMYEKVLRHYGKDPYSDEVYLYFKGEYLNLANERTSGSIGMTVSVLTSLMTQPPFDRMVSSQGNLNFRDLIDEGKILVLDMNFSRWRNSAKVASILLKLEFFRSVLSRKQLKIGARSINQKRPVIYLCDEFATVATTGDWTGERGFFDKAREYQCGCIIAFQSLALLESRMIRSEIEAILTNTATVIFLRNPHFETNEYASRLFGEIERSDGYLYRGTQELLFDLSKPIAHQDFQIQFRKEPIYPPYVFSRLKDGEAIVKLHPRFGKKSIKRVQFLLHLIPR from the coding sequence ATGAAAATCCTTGAAAAATTAAAGGATACCTTGGTAGGAAGCTTTAGTCCACAACACGTAAAACCCAAACTTTCTATTGCTGCAAGGACGACCGGATCCTATTGGCCTCGTGAACCTATTAGTTTAGCCGATTTTGGAAAATTGTATTTCAGGGTGCAAACCGAACCTCAAGAACTGGCGGATGAATCGGGAAAGCCTTTGATGATAAAGGATCTTTTCTCTCATGTCTGCATTTTGGGAGGATCGGGAGCAGGAAAAACGAGGTACGTGCTGACCCAATTTTTGGAAAGTCTCTTCAGGGCAACCGACCTTAGAAATGATCAGCAAAGAGAAGAGCTAAAATTTGCCGGGTTTATAATGGATGGAAAATGTGAACTGACCGAAATGGTCAAATGGCTGGCCAAAAAGTATGACAGGGAAAAAGATATTTTGTATTTTGGACCCGACCACGATCTTTCGATCGATCCGTTCAACAATCCCGATTCTCTTCCTTCAGAGCTTGCCGACTTAATGATCACCCTCAAGCAGGCGATCGACGATGGAAGAACAAGTCAAGATCCGTTTTGGGATGCTGCGGGCAGGAAACTTTTTAATTCCATTTTCCAACTTCACCGGGAGTTAGTCGCAGCGGCTCAAAAAAAAATCATAGCTGAGCCCCCACCTCCCCTGTCGTTTCCCCTGCTCAATCTCCTTGTCATGGACAGGGGATTACCTGCAAACCAAAACCAGATCAATTCGGTCGAAACCACGATCAAGGAAAATAGAGAAAAAATCGTTCAAGGATTAGAAAGAATAAATCGGCTGGTCAACAGGATAGATTCCTTAATTCAAGGTTGGAAAAAGAAAGTCAAAGATATCTACATTACCGCCAAAAATGCAGCCGAAGCTGAGAGCGAGGAAGAAAAAGAACAGAGGCTTTTAAAGAAAATGGAAGCGGAAAAAATTTTAAAATGCCTGAGTGGAGAGCCGACTTCTAAGGCCCAATTTGGAGCATCCAGCTTATCTTCCCTTCTTGAAGGTTTGCGTTCCTTTCACGGTGCTTTCTACTCCTACTCTGAAAATGACCAGTTTTATGAGAATTTCCTTGCCGTTTGCTCGGAAGTCACCGCAAGACTAAAAAAGCTCCTAAAATCTTTTAAAGTCGGGGTTCTTCCCCAGTTGGAACTTTGGGAAAGCTCCCTTAGTCTGATCGATGAAATAGACAATATCTTGGTCCTATCCCACGTGGTAAAGAACTTGGAAATCCCCGCCCCCGAATATGGACCTCTCCAGAAATGGTTGGGCATGTATGAAAAGGTCCTTCGCCATTATGGAAAAGACCCCTACTCGGATGAAGTCTATCTCTATTTTAAAGGCGAATATCTTAACCTGGCCAATGAAAGAACTTCGGGTTCTATAGGCATGACCGTTTCTGTTCTTACTTCCCTTATGACTCAGCCGCCCTTCGATCGGATGGTCAGTTCGCAAGGAAACCTCAATTTCAGGGATCTCATCGATGAAGGCAAGATTCTCGTTCTCGACATGAACTTTTCACGGTGGAGGAATTCGGCTAAAGTAGCCAGCATACTTTTAAAACTCGAGTTTTTTCGTTCCGTGCTTTCTAGAAAACAACTAAAGATAGGGGCCAGGAGCATCAACCAGAAAAGACCTGTTATTTATCTTTGTGATGAATTTGCCACCGTTGCTACTACAGGAGATTGGACTGGAGAAAGAGGGTTTTTTGACAAGGCCAGAGAATACCAATGCGGATGTATTATCGCCTTCCAATCCCTGGCCTTGTTGGAATCTCGGATGATTAGATCGGAAATCGAAGCGATCTTAACGAATACCGCAACAGTCATATTTTTAAGAAATCCTCACTTCGAAACCAACGAGTATGCCTCGCGGCTGTTTGGAGAGATCGAAAGAAGCGACGGTTATCTTTACCGGGGAACCCAAGAATTGCTCTTTGATCTGTCCAAGCCGATCGCCCATCAAGACTTCCAAATTCAATTTCGCAAGGAGCCTATCTATCCTCCCTATGTTTTTTCCCGGTTAAAAGACGGAGAAGCGATTGTTAAGCTTCATCCCCGATTTGGGAAAAAGAGTATCAAAAGAGTTCAATTTTTACTTCATCTCATACCCAGGTAA
- a CDS encoding SMI1/KNR4 family protein produces the protein MNKESKLKNLLETLRSYQAEHPYIEFNPPASPQAIEEADRKCQEKFGIALPRDYKELLGYANGFSFGYGYFYFVADHCTSWWQNQSSNAIFFLRSDIYRDLLEENEGNREFYKGSKSKWNNPNFLFLGQTQDGSREYVYDVRLKCYRRVYMETQYCRIPFDTGEERLYEDFYSMLEGELAYFFEVLEPAPRLLEPKVIHLLQTVRKSRFTEEGSFLPPASPRAIEEADRRFREELGIPLPDFYKAFLAFSNGFETAIATLFSIPDEDSPVVALRKEQEAEKYNIDYLFPYNYDYRSLESWESEEERKEWMHPSYFFFGRHRDLFSDTYMYDLQTGLFHWCEALIPVGGEFVYPDFYSFLKHKVFGVMEEVL, from the coding sequence ATGAACAAAGAATCCAAGCTAAAAAACCTACTGGAGACCTTGAGGTCTTACCAGGCAGAGCATCCCTACATTGAATTTAACCCACCGGCTTCCCCGCAGGCCATAGAGGAGGCGGACAGAAAATGCCAGGAAAAATTCGGCATTGCTTTACCCCGGGATTACAAGGAACTTCTTGGCTACGCTAACGGGTTTAGCTTTGGCTACGGTTACTTTTATTTCGTTGCCGATCACTGCACCTCTTGGTGGCAAAATCAGTCCTCGAATGCCATTTTTTTCCTGCGGTCTGATATTTACCGGGACCTGTTGGAGGAAAACGAAGGAAATAGAGAATTTTATAAAGGAAGCAAATCGAAATGGAACAACCCGAACTTTCTTTTTTTAGGACAGACTCAAGACGGCAGTCGCGAATATGTCTATGACGTGCGGCTGAAGTGCTACCGGCGGGTTTATATGGAGACCCAATACTGCCGCATTCCATTTGATACTGGGGAAGAAAGGCTGTACGAGGATTTCTACTCGATGCTTGAGGGGGAGCTGGCCTATTTTTTTGAGGTGTTAGAGCCCGCTCCAAGGCTGCTTGAACCGAAAGTGATCCACTTATTGCAAACGGTAAGGAAAAGCCGATTTACAGAAGAAGGGTCGTTTCTTCCCCCGGCAAGTCCACGGGCGATCGAAGAAGCCGACCGGCGTTTCAGGGAGGAGCTGGGAATTCCCCTACCCGATTTTTACAAGGCATTCTTAGCCTTTAGCAACGGGTTTGAGACTGCAATAGCGACCCTTTTTTCCATCCCGGACGAAGACTCTCCCGTGGTCGCGTTAAGAAAAGAACAAGAAGCTGAAAAGTACAACATCGACTATCTTTTCCCCTATAACTACGACTACAGGAGTCTTGAGTCTTGGGAAAGCGAGGAAGAAAGGAAGGAGTGGATGCACCCTTCTTATTTTTTCTTCGGGAGGCACAGAGATCTTTTTTCTGATACCTACATGTACGATCTTCAAACCGGCCTTTTCCACTGGTGCGAAGCTCTTATTCCGGTAGGGGGAGAATTTGTTTACCCGGACTTTTATTCTTTTTTGAAACACAAAGTGTTTGGTGTGATGGAAGAGGTGTTATGA